From the Argentina anserina chromosome 3, drPotAnse1.1, whole genome shotgun sequence genome, the window AAGGTTTAATGGTTCGGTGAGACCGACAAACACAAGAAGTCATCGTAGCGAGTCGAATCACAGTgacaaagtgttaataatggATGGTAGCCGACTGTTGGACTAGCAATGTCAGAGTGATTAAGTGGATCAAAATCGGAGAAGGAGGAGCTGAGAAGAAAGAGGCGAACGTGAGACTGGGTTTTGGAGAGACAGGGGAAGCTACAATAGCAGAGGCACAGATATCGTGGTACGAGAGAAACAATAGAGCAAAATAGGGGAGAGacaaataaacagaaactgaGAGAGATGGGgttaaacaaaaataaaaaaattattaggtCAATATTACTAAAGCATATTAAATTTGCAACGCACGTGGCATGTGTCTTTATTAAGTGGTGATACCACCACCAATATTAAGATGGTGAGCCAATTTTAAACCATGTAACAGTACAGTCACTAGTGATGCAGTTCAAAATGGTCAGCCTGACATGGTAACCCTCAAACTTCAAACATTACAGCCATGGCTATACAATTCACTGTAATACTTGATGATCTCACTCTGCACAGAATTTAATTGTTTATTGTAATTGTCTTATGCCAAGAACGAGATCTAGAATCCTTCGTCAACTCCTGTATCCAGAGTTCAGCGGAATATTTATATTAACTAAAGATATACCAATGCACAGAACATATGATGCTAGACAGTTGAAAATGACCTTCTATTAATAACATTTCTGGAAGATATCTTTCGTTTTTCGTTTCCATTTTCCTTTCTCAGACTGTACAAACATGGCTTTAAAATTCATATGACAAGTTACTAACTTCAATCATCAATTAAATAGTTCATCATCTTCTGGTACATAATATAATGGTTTGCAGTGACTATTATATGCCAAGACTTAGATCTACAATCTCCAAAACTTGACTATTTCTGAAGGCCTCAGCTATTAAGATTTCAGtctaaaataaattattactCAACAGAacccaaagaaaagaaaattctcACAGTTCTTGATGTCTTCCATTGTTATTTAAAGTATCCTTGTTCAGATGACAAATGTCTCAAAGGTTTCAGTACAAATGAAGAGGAAAGTAATGATCTTTCCATAAAATGAAATTTCCGTATTATATTTTATCATTCATTTACACAACATGATCAATCTCTAAGAGTTTATTCAAACACCTACGTCCTCTTATAAAGAACTAAGTTGTCCCAAGCAACGTCCACCCATCATACCAGTTGATATTCATAGATAAGACATCTTATAACTCTTAATAATTGTAAGATAGAAACGAAATCTTACCATCGTCGGGCCTTTTCACAAATTCAACCCCTAGATGTTCAAATCGCTCACATGCCTTGTATGTGTCATCAACAGTAATCCCAATGTGCcctgattaacaaaataagacAGAGGGTTAATGCCTAAATCTAGAATTTTTCTACTATATTTTCTATCGACGACCCCGGGATAACACATACTTGATTATTGCAGTGCAATAGCCACTCAAGCAGGCTAAAGCACATACCTGATCACATTTTTATCTTACAAGAGGAATGCACATATataaatgattgagaaatatttaacatttatatatgcatcaaAATGTGATGGTGTAGTTTTAAATTCTTCTCCCAAATCATTTACGTCAATATGTGATGgtgttttagtttttcttcttctcccaaTGATATGCATCAATATGTGATggtgtcaaaacaatcaaaaagATTTGGTCTCACATTGCCCTAAGAAGCCTCCCTGAGGAACTTATCATCTATCAGAGTTTTAAAACATTTTGCTGATCCCATCTACttcttattatatatatatatatatatatatttatatatatatatatatatatatatctatacatACAATCTCTATCCAAaatgaaccttcactctgaaattacagagtgaagttccaattttagcacacttttcggtcaaatttttcatcacaagtgattcaatatttaggtatgttattcaagatcatctctgcaaaatttaatccaatttggttatcgttaaggtattaaaattagattaaatcaatgaacgatTTAAATGTGTTTAATGTaaaccgttcatgtaaatctcaattttgaaagctcaaaccattgtcaaattgaatgaaactttgcagagatgatattaaataacatacctaaatattaaatcacttgtgatgaaaacatttgaccgaaaaatgtgctaaaattacagagtgaatgTTCACTCTGGACAGAGACtgttatctatatatatatatatatatatatatatatacagtcactatccagagtgaagcttcactctgaaatttcagagtgaagttctaattttggcacacttttcgatcaaagtttttcaccataagcgatttaatatttaggtatgctattcaagatcatctctacaaaatttcacataattcggacatcgttaaggtattgatattagattaaatcaatgaatgaattaaaactgttcaacgtgaaccgttcgtgtaaatctcaattttgaaagctcaaaccattgtcaaattggatgaaactttgtagagatgatcttgaatagcatacctaaatattgaatcgcttatggtgaaaaaatttgaccgaaaagtgtgccaaaattggaacttcactctgaaatttcagaatgaagcttcactctggataaggactgtatatatatatatgtttacaaAAAAATCCAACCTTATTTGATTATGGTAACATATAACAGACTCTTGTATGCAAATCAACCCAGACCTCTCTAAATTACAAGAGCTAAGGAGGGCCAGCAATCTCCATTCATATACCTCACAAAATATTTGAAAGACAGAAATACCAGtattatatatacttttaTGGGCAGGGTAAAGCAATCGTAGTATACCCTACAATAGTGCAAATTTGCAACACTGAGTGCTAATTAACCTGGGGCCACACATACTTACGACATAGTAATGCAACACAGAATGTGGCATTTGGCATCAAATGGATAGTCGGTCAGACTTATGAAAAGGAGAACAGCTACAttactaaaaaaaatcaaatctgTACCAAAGCCGCGAGGTTCTGAATTCCCATTGTGATATCCTTTGAATTCTGGATCACTTTCAGTCCCCCAATTACTGTATAATGTTGGTCACCATCAGATATTGACAAAACGCTACCAAACCAGTTGTGACAAAATTGAGTACAAGGAAGTTTTTGATCTCTTACTGTGTCAACTCAATTGTAGCTTTCTGACCAAAGGTCCAAACAGTTCTATCAACTGGCTCAGTAGGAGCTGAGGCAACATCCTGCATCAGAAAAAGGGAAAATAAAGTAGTGTCTCGGCCAAACACCAGGATGCATTTGAGTAGCTAAAAGTCTCCTGCTTTAGATTATAATAGGTTTGGACACGAACAAAAAAGCAAACAACCTGAGACAAAaaggttctttttttttcttttaaagttCTCCAGTGAGTAGAGCCATATTATAAGATGTGGCAGATAAGGTAGTAGGCTAGATGGTTCTTAGAATGGCATGCCAAACTATTCATAGTTTTGGAAAACCAAATAATCAATGTAAAGTTGTAAACCTAGCAAACTCTCGTTGTTCATAGTTGGTATTTGCTTTCGGGCTCTTTATTTTATTCAAATATTTCTCAGAAAACAGAACTTGTGACCTAGACGTTAATCTAAATAGATGCATCATACAAAATGTGGGAGATAGGCTACATAGTTCATAGAATGGTATAGAGAACTATCTGTAGtataataattaatcaaagtatATCTAGTGAATAAATTttctttaattcattcatACCTTTCCCAGGAAAAAGTATGTGTGTAACAAGTTAAgacaaaattttgaaatacATATGATGATGGTATCAACTTTACCACATAGCCCAGAAAGTACAAAGTAAACTTCATTTCTGGAAAGTCCAGCCTCTTAAGTAGCctgaaaaattgaaagaatAACCATCGATGAGTTATTTGACTTATTTCAAAAGTCTAACAATTCAGAAGCATGATCACATGCACACAAAACACGAGCATCTAACAGTATGCATAAATTAGTTCACACAATGAATACACGGGCATATGTCCCGACGGCAATACACAAATTCCAACTAATTGCATAAactatttcaaaattttcaataatGCAAGTGTTTCCATCATGCCATTTCCCAATTAAACTTGACAATCCTGAGCGGATATTACAgaatccaaaaacaaaaacaccaCCGTTTAACAATCATATGACTAATACATACACATACGTTCATCTTTTAAAACATTACTGAAATTCAGTATCCTCTTTGGTGCACGAACCATCAATATGATGATATTGTCCAGCTCCATTTAATGGTTGACTAATTATACGCAGTGATAAATTAGTCCACCACTCCACAGAGCCTATCTAGATTTATCCGTCAATGAGTACATAGAAAAGATGTACAACTTTAACTCACAGTTCATGCAATTCCAGACTTTAAGAAACAAAGAGTTAACATTATATGTATCTAAAGTTACACGAAGTTTATTATATCAAGTGTGATGATAAATGacaaagaacaagaacaatttGGGCAAATTTAGGCATATTCCTTTTCTAGATAAATTTTAAAGCTTTAAAACAGACTCGAAAACTCAATATTTACATAGAACAAACACTTGCTCAACTTGGACTATTAGACAGAGGAAAGATTAACACTATCCTATACATATGAAACAACTAGATCATATAATACTGAATAACACAAGGAAGTAATACACAGACTTACGACATGCCGAGCACACGGGAGTAGAAATCAAGACTGACTTTCGGGTCCTTAATTCGAAACATCTGCAAAACCAAAATTCACAAACAAACAGTTAGccaaaacaaaaccaacaaGACCAATAGCTTTCAGCAAAACCATGTGAAGGGATTGCATACAGTTTGTTGCATGATGTAACCCCTTGTCTCTTCATCCGGGACGGCCTGGAGACCCGGATTCTTAAACTGCGAATCTTTGTCGTCCGAGGAGGATGCCATTGAAAACAATCGGAAATATCGCAACTTGGGAGCCTGCAAAACGAAAACAGTGAGTGATAGATTGATTACATATGAGAGGAATGAAGGGAGAAAAGTTGTGGGGGTGATTGGGACCTTTGGGCTGGGGAGAAAGAATGGTTTTGTGTAAGGGGGCGATGGAGAGGTTCTGGGTGTGAATCGGATCAGGGAGAGGCGGGAAAAGGCGGCTGTGAGTGACATGGGAGGACTGTgtgagcgagagagagagagtgtgtgtgtgatCGAGATGAGAGATAGAGATAGGGAGTGTTACCTTGATCGGGTGAAAGATGAAAGCAGACAGTCGACTGGCTCTATATGGGATTTTATATGCGCTCTTTCATTCTACATCACACGCGTCACATTAACAGGATGTGAGGGTTACAATGTGAATGTTTTTCATCAAAACAAAACTCAAGGCATCCAGAGCAAGTGTGTTTGGATACTGTAAATTAATATACATACTCTTGGTCTTGAATTAAATGTACCAGTTATTTGAGCTCTGAGAACAACAAGGAAAACCAACTCTTCGTATTGATAATCTTTGTGTTGAAGCCATAGCCTTTCGTGCTAGCCTCACTGCTGCTTCTATATATTACTTCATGGCCTTTTGAAGGTTCAAGTGGAACGAGACTCAAAAATACTTATTGGCGGTATCAATGGTGTTTACTCAGTTCCTTGGAGAATTCATTCTGTTGTTAACGATATTAAATGGCTTGCGGCTCAGTTCTTGGAGATCTCAGCTTAATCATATTTGGAGAGAAACCAATTTCGTTGCTGATGCAGTTTCCCAGATTGGTCATTCCCCGTGGTgcaaaaatcaaatcttttTGCTTTTTAGAGAGTAGAATGAGGTTTCATATAGAACTGATTTGACGCCGTGTGGGTGGGGTTTTCACACATGCACATAGAGCATGTAAAAAGGCTAGTTAtcctttatttattaaaatatattttgatataatCTATGTGTAAGAGTTAGATGACACGGTGTCACTGTCTTATGTATATGGTCGTTCTAAGTGTTAATGTTATAATAGTATTTGGATGGATGAATTGCTTAagtcgatcatgatgatcagtTTATGTCTTTATGATGTACAAGTACAAATTCATCTAGGGAACAGATTCTATGCACCTTGCGTTTTTCCGTTGTTTGCACACCGATCATTGTGCGTGTGGTACGTAGTTCACACTATTGAAATTATTACATGAGTTTTCTTCTTAAACCGGAAGCAAATTTGCTCCCCACTTTATTTTCCCAATTTCATCCACACCCAGTTATTTATGCGACACGTGTCCATTCTTATCTAACCACACTAACTATGGTTattcttattaattttatttatttttctgattttacttaattttttttcctttctttctattatttcctttttttttctttaaacaaAACATTAAATCctagtataatttttattggtGTAGTCAATCAATGCCTAATATATATTCACCAACCAATGTcaatataaaattttctctctttcaatTTTGAAACTCTTAGCTTTCAGGAAAAAACCACAAGAACAATTCAAGCTTGATTATATTTTTTGCAAGTAAGTATATGTGAACATAGCGAATTCAAGGTATtggaaaacaaataaaataaagaacaaCATTTTACTCCCATTGGAATCTAAGTCAACTAATATATTGTCATCATGCCTTGCAGCGACTAAAAATGCCATAAACAATTTCCAATGTTGAACactaaaaattcaaatgatcctgttttgtttgttgttcTAGTTTAACTACATCCTTGATCAAAATATATTAAGAACAGTGAGTGCAAATATCAATCCTCGGTTACAATCattgttctaaatatcggatatatcggccgatatatcggcgatatatcggcgatatttagaaaacgatacgatatcgCCATATCGGTTGACTATAtcggtcaacggtcaaatatcggtcaaaccccg encodes:
- the LOC126786681 gene encoding lactoylglutathione lyase — translated: MSLTAAFSRLSLIRFTPRTSPSPPYTKPFFLPSPKAPKLRYFRLFSMASSSDDKDSQFKNPGLQAVPDEETRGYIMQQTMFRIKDPKVSLDFYSRVLGMSLLKRLDFPEMKFTLYFLGYVDVASAPTEPVDRTVWTFGQKATIELTHNWGTESDPEFKGYHNGNSEPRGFGHIGITVDDTYKACERFEHLGVEFVKRPDDGKMKGIAFIKDPDGYWIEIFDLKTIGKVTLGAS